Part of the Salinigranum rubrum genome is shown below.
GACGCGGTGTCGAACGTCGGCGGCGTGTTCGGGACGGGGACGAACGCGCTTGCGGGACCTGCCTCGTAGTAGAGGTTTCGAAGCCCCGACCCCTCGGTCACGACCACGAGTTCGTCCGAAGGCGTCACCTCGAACCCCAACTCACCGGTACTGCTCGACGGGAAGCCGAGAGTCACTCCCTCGCGCCACTGGCCACCGGTGGCTGTCCGTGCGTAGAGCCGCTGGCTCTGCTGCGACCAGTCCGCGCTCTTCGCGTCGGCCAGGATGTACACGTCGTACGTCCCCTGCGTCGTGTAGGCCAGTCCGGTCGCGGTGAGGTCCCGCGACGTGTTTCGGTGGACGAGGGTGTCCTGCATCGCCCCCGACTCGTCGCTCCGGTAGTAGAGTTCGCTCTCGACGATGTTGTATTCCGCGTCGTACTCGGTGTGCGCGTACGTCATGCGGGTGTCGCCGTTCTCGTCGACGAACGCGTCACCGAGATAGTAGTCCTTCCCGTCGCCCGTCGAGTCGAGGACCTTCGTCAGACTGCTCCAGCTTCCCCCCGACGGTCGTGTCGCGTAGTAGAGGTTACCGTAGTAGTCGTTCTGGTTGTCCTCGCGGACGAACCACGCGTGGACGGCGTTCGCGCTGTCGACGTCGAGCGCTCCGACCTTGACCTCGTTCGTGCCGCTCCCGCCGGTCGAGACGATGGTCTCGATGGTCCAGCCGCCGTTCCCGTCGGGCGTCGCATAGCGGATGTCGTTCGTCTGGGTCGCGTCGTCGGCGTCGCTGTATTCGTACTGGATGTGGGGCTGGTCGTTTCCGTCGACGACGAGTATCGCGTCGTAGAAGTTCTGCCACCCGTTGGAGTGGCTGGCGCTCTCGACCCACGAGTGGGTCCACGTGTTGCCGTCGTACGTGCCGTAGAGCACGCCGCGTGTTCCTGCGATGTTGTCCCCGTAGGCCCCCTCGAACACGACGTGGAGGTGGTCCTGCGAGTCGATGGCGAGACCGAGGTTACCGGAGAGTCGCTCGACCGTGACGTCGGTCACGTCCGCGGCCGTGAACGACGTGACGGTCGACCACGTGGTACCGTTCCACGCGCGCACGGTGATACGGTCGGTCTCGTCGATGCTGACGATGTGCGGCGTCCCCGAACTGTTCTGCGCCATGTCGTTGTTCGCCCACGTGTTGCTGCTGAACGTGTCGACCGTGCCCGACTGGATGCCGCCGCCGCTCGCCTGGACCGGTGTGACGACCGTCGTCACGCTGAGGAGCACGAGGACGACGACGGCGACGGGCCCGAACTGTCGCGCTCTCCGACTCCGACCGGTCACGAACTCACCGCCTCAGGGTCCGCTCGGATGGTCGGTGTCGTTTCTCGTGTATGATATGTATCTGGACGGTTCATTAACATTCGAGAGCCATCGCAGGGGATAACTCTCTGGTTCAGATTCTCAGTTCGGAGAGCTACCGGCTGGGGTCGTCGAGGGGTCCCGGCCGGTAATCGAGCACGGCGGAGCGAGACGCTTTTGCCCGTCTCGCTCGAACCACGAGTACGAACCGTGGCCATCACCGACAAGGTCTACCTGAAGAACCACCGTCAGATCGTCTCCCAGTTGGACACCTCTATCCCGAAGGGAGCGTTCAAGGGGGCGACAATCGAACTCCTCTACTCCGGTGAGGGCCTCTCGAAAGTCGACGACGCGACGCGTGACCGCCTTCTCGATTTCGCGGGGGACTTCCTCGACTGCGAGGACGAAGACCAACTGTACACGGGCTACCCCGAGCGACAGTTCGTCCGCTACCTGCTCGAACTCCGTGAGCAGGGGCTGGGTCCCGACGACATCGTCCACGTGATGGGGGACGAGTACATGCTGTACGCGTACCCGGGTGACGTCCTCTCCTTTCTGGACCAGGCGGTCCGCACCCTGGAGGCGGCGGAGACGCTCGCAAAGGTCGACGGGCATCCCGAACGCGAGCGCGAACTCGGCGCGGTAAAGCGGTCGCTGTCGGGTCAGCGGTAGCGACTTAGCGACCCTCCATCCAGGTGTACAGAACGGCGATGGCGAGGAGATACAGCGCCATCCCCCCGACGACGGTCCAGGTGAGCGGGTTCGTCGGGTCGAAGTTCCCCCAGACGCGGACGACGCCGACGAGGACGAGTGCGAACCCGAGCAGTTGGCTCTGAACCAGGATACGGGCCGCGCTCCAGCGTGGATCGAGGACGACGACGCCGTTGACGACGCCGAAGAGCGCGAACCAGCCAGCCAGGACGCGCGCCGTCAGCGGAGAGACCGTCCACGGCCACGACGCGATCATCGGCCCGGGCGCGACGAACAGCGCGACGGCACTGAGCGCGAGGACCGCTCCGAGGACACCGACGAGAACGCGGACGGCGCGTGGGAGTCGGACCGCGTTCGCGTCCCGTTCCGCGGGCGTCGTCCATCGGCGATTGAGCGCCCACACTCCGGGGACGAGGAACGGGGTCACCGCATACAAAAAGACCCACAGGAAGAACGTGTGGTGGCCGTGGTTGAAGTTCTCCCAGTGGAGGACGGTCGCGACGGCCATGAACCAGGTGAACGTCGTGATACCGAGGAACACCGGGGCGACCGTGTGCCACTCGTCGGCGGTCGAGACGCGGTAGAAGAAGTAGACGCCGGCACCGTAGCCCGCACCCATGACGATGGGCGTCATCTCCGGTCGGATCGTCCACGCGAAGAGGTCCGTCGTCCGGTCCGGGAGGCCGTAGAGCACGAGGAACGCCGCGGCGAGAAAGGGGATGATGACGCGCGCGACCCACCGCGTGAGCGGGAGCACGCGGTCGTCGGGGACAGTGACCGCTCGCTCGCCTGAGACCGCCGGTTCCGACCCGTTCGGTGTCATCGTTCTTCTGCCTCGATTCGAGGCCCGACGACGTAGCTCTTCTCCCGATGCGATCACTGTGAGACGGCGAGGCCGCTCTCCGGGGCAGCGTCGTCCGGTCGGCTGTCCGTTCGAACGTCCGAAGCGGCGGCAACGACGCTCGTGGTGATGGGGTCCCGGATGTCGAACGCGACTCGGTGACGTAACGCCGACGCTGTCGAACCGCTGACCGCGGCTACGACTCCGGATCGACGTTCTGGTTCAGCCGGAAGGCGTTCTCGGGGTCGTATTTCCGCTTCGCCTCGACCAGTCGCTCGTAGTTGTCGCCGTAGGCTGCTCGGACCCGTTTTTCTTCCCGGCTGAGGAAGTTCACGTAGACGCCGTCGGACAGGAAGGGCGTCATCGCCTCGAAGAACTCCCGCGTCCACGCGACGTGGCGCTCGTCCTCGGCGGCGTCCTCCCACCGCGTGAAGACGTTGAACGCGTGGCTCGCGTCCCGGTGTGCGTAAGCAGTCGCGTCCGGCTCTCGTCGCGCGATTTCTCCGCCCAGATGCTCGACGACGATGGACGTGTACGGCGACGTGAGGGTCTCGGCGTATCCGACGAGCGTGTCGATGGCCGCGTCGGAGAGGCCGTCATCGACGAACCCCGACTTCCAGTAGTTGCGGAAACCCGGCGGATAGACCGCGTCGAACAGCCCCTGGAACTCGACGTACGGCCGCGCTTCGACGAGGTCGACGAGCGGCGGGCGGAACTCGCGGAGCGGTTCGACCGCCCGCTCGCCCGCCGCGACGTCGCCCGCGTAACAGAGATACGCGGTCGCGATGGGTTCCCCGTGGAGCGGTTCGGGGAGGAAGGGTACGGCGGGCGCGGTCCGGACCGAGGCGTAACAGCAGAGTTCGTCCGGGGCCTGCGCGGTGAACTCCCTGTGGAATCGGAGGAGGTCGCCGGCGACCTCGAACGGGTAGACGAGGACGCCCGCGAGCACCTCCGGCCCGACCGGATGGAGGTCGAACTCGAAGCAGGTGACGACGCCGAAGTTCCCGCCGCCGCCTCTGAGCGCCCAGAAGAGGTCAGGATGCTCGGCCTCGCTCGCGCGGACGAGTTCGCCGTCGGCCGTGACGACGTCGACGGATCGAAGGCTGTCGATGGAGAGGCCGTACGACCGGCTGAGCCATCCCCAGCCGCCCCCGAGCGTCAACCCGGCGAGGCCGGTTGTGGAGACGATACCGCCCGGCGTGGCGAGCCCGTGTGCCTGCGTCGCCTCGTCGAACGCGCCGACAGTCACGCCCGCGTCGGCCCGAACGGTCCGCGCCGCCGGGTCCACCGCTATCGCGGTCATCGACGTGCAGTCGATCATCAATCCACCGTCGCAGACGGCCGTTCCCGCGACGCT
Proteins encoded:
- a CDS encoding DUF5814 domain-containing protein, whose translation is MAITDKVYLKNHRQIVSQLDTSIPKGAFKGATIELLYSGEGLSKVDDATRDRLLDFAGDFLDCEDEDQLYTGYPERQFVRYLLELREQGLGPDDIVHVMGDEYMLYAYPGDVLSFLDQAVRTLEAAETLAKVDGHPERERELGAVKRSLSGQR
- a CDS encoding FAD-binding oxidoreductase is translated as MENGDEEGKVRQIDEEALVELRDRVDGAVLRPGEEGYDEARAVWNAMIDRRPALVVRPATARDVARAVTFAREHDLALAVRSGGHSVAGTAVCDGGLMIDCTSMTAIAVDPAARTVRADAGVTVGAFDEATQAHGLATPGGIVSTTGLAGLTLGGGWGWLSRSYGLSIDSLRSVDVVTADGELVRASEAEHPDLFWALRGGGGNFGVVTCFEFDLHPVGPEVLAGVLVYPFEVAGDLLRFHREFTAQAPDELCCYASVRTAPAVPFLPEPLHGEPIATAYLCYAGDVAAGERAVEPLREFRPPLVDLVEARPYVEFQGLFDAVYPPGFRNYWKSGFVDDGLSDAAIDTLVGYAETLTSPYTSIVVEHLGGEIARREPDATAYAHRDASHAFNVFTRWEDAAEDERHVAWTREFFEAMTPFLSDGVYVNFLSREEKRVRAAYGDNYERLVEAKRKYDPENAFRLNQNVDPES